The genome window AACAGCAAAGATGTAAAAAACATTTTGGCATGGCATGCATATTATCGATAAACATCTCTTCCTTTTGGGTTCATTACACACGAACAATATAAAAACTTAGCCCctatttgaaaaaatacacAAACTTGCAAAACACTCTGACAGAGATTCTTCTGTTGACATGAAAATTTATCTATAGTTGAATACTTACATGCTTTGTTATATCCTCATGCAACATCTGGACCTTTTGTTGAAGCTCCACCTGTCAAAAGTTTAACAAACAGATTAAAAAGATGAAGGGTAAAATATTAGAACATATGTAGCTGACcataaagagaaaagaaaaagactatTCTGCACATAGATCTGATAATCAATAGCATGGCAAAGAGAATAAAAACTCCACACCAAAGACAACCAAAATTACAAGGTTCAACAAGTTGACTACGTTCATAGAGGAGAGAATCCACAAATAAGCAGTAATAATTTTAAAGGTGTTAACCTCTTTAACAGTTATCTGAAAAGTTTGCCATGAAGGAAGCCCCCACAAGGGGTAGCTGAGTAAGAGGCTCACCTGTTACCTCTGCCCTCTAGAGAGGAAGGCCCTAGGGCAGTATAAATTAGTATCCCTTAATATATTGAACATAAGACAACACATGATGGCTTTCGCTCAGTAAGTATTATATCAAGCAATGAATTCCGTTGCTTCATGGTACCCACTTGCACCCTTTTGGTGGACTACGCTCAAGTCCAAGGTAATTCTTGAGTATATTTGTTAGGACTAGCTTAGCTTAGCAAACATAGCAGTAAATTTGTTATCtgagttttattttggttagttGGGGAGGCGGGCATCTATTGGTTTCTGTTGTGTTCCTGATGGTTTTCTTGTCcatattattttgtaatttctttttgcTCTAACAAAATTGTTGTTTCCTATTATATCCAATTACCAACGAGATGGTTGGCCAAGCAAATAACCTTCTTCCCATTTTGATAGGTTAATAAACATTAGTATAAGAATGCCCAGCCACCATTACCTGAGTTGTATACAAGAGGACAAAGGTATATAGCCAAAAACAGAATCCAACAAAAGGTGAGATAATAACAGGTATCCTAATTCACCACTCAAACAACCACCTTAACATATTGGACATCACTTCCACAGTGGAATGTTCTACCCTTCAAAATCTATTACGTTCCTTTCTAGTCACAAGGACCAGAAAGGCACACCTTATCCAGCAAAAACTCTTGtagaaaatattaaacattAGACAATCTCCAACACACAGAACTTTAGCAAAAGCACCTACTACTAAGATTCTCAATCAGAGTTTGCAACCTCCCCTAAAACCAAAAGTTATCCAATTTTAACGTGCTTAAAAGGTATTCCAAAATAACTACCTTAACCGCATTCAATACTTCTTTCCAAACTTTTACAGGTACTGGCTACCAAGGGCCATGCTAAGTAGACAAGAGATAAACAAGACCAGTTCACGCCACTAGATACATGAGAAATTCAACCACACTAATATATGGAACCGAAGGCATGCTGCCCAACTCATTGTCTGAATTCGGGAATATCTTTGGTGAGAATTTAGAAGAACAAAATCCAGAATAAAAGTACATTTAACCATAACTGGTTTCCATATTATTATGCAACTAACACCCATTCAACCATGGCATATGTGTTTGGGCATCGAAAGACGGTAATCATGTGGAACTAAACCATTTATTTTGAAACCTTGAACAGACTAAATCCTTGCTTTCACCTCAAGACCTCTGTTGTGTAAGAAAAAGCTTCTTGATGGTTATATAGAGTAGATTAGTAGTTACTAAACATGTGAAAGGAAGCAAAGTTCCATAAGTTTCGCGTATGACGTGGTAACATTCTTTTTTCTATGTTTCCAAAATACTACCTACTTTTGGCATAGGAAACATGATTTGTATAGAagccaaaaaagaagagaaattttaCAGGGACAAGAAATTAGCAGTTACCACTGTAAGACTCTTGAGCAACCCATCTTTTATTCTTTGACGCAAATCCTCACATTCTTCCTGCAAAGCAACCAGCAGAAATGGTTAGGCaagataaataaaacatgCACAATTATATTAACGAATGCCAGAACCTGATGCATACTTAAAAGAAGGAATTACTGACAGAAGGCTTTTGAGGAATTTCACAAGAACAGGGTAAGAAATGCACCAACAAATGAAACATACATTAATCTCATTTTAAACAGGGAAGATTCAGCGTGTGTGACATTAGAACAATAAGCTTGGTATCAAGTATTGAATTATAGGATATATCATTTAGGGAGGTCTTGGGCGACACAGTGTTAATTTAATCAGCACaaagggtttttttaaaagggaGGCAAATTTTCAAGATCGATTTTTCAAAAGGCTAAGGTTTTAAGACAATATGGAGTGGAGGTGGAGTTTTATTGTGGAGAAGAAAAATTTGTTTGGCAGGCAGCGTATTCATctgaaattattaaaataaccCTAATTTAGAATtgttcccaaaaaaaaaaacaccaattGGCATTTGAGGAACTAGACAGCAGCAACAGGAGTGATCCATTAAGTAGATTGATTAGATTTCGGGTTTTACCGGGGAGAAGTTATCATCGGACAGCTCGGAAATTTGGACTTGTTTTGGGAGGACGAGACCGGAAAGCCGAAGAAGAACACCTCTGTTGCTGCTGCTTACATTATCATCATGAACAACACCTGTAACTTGGAGAAGCTGGTGAGAGTTCTTCTGCGAGATGTCATTAGGGTCGGCCTTGATTCTGACAAGGCTTCCCACAACTTTAGCCTCCTCAAACAACGCTTGATTTtgtggctgctgctgctgctgctcctgctgattgtgaagaagaagaagatgctCCACCAAAGACCTCCGCAAATACACCAGCTTTATATTCTCGGGGATGACGGCCGCAAAACAGCTTTTGCTTTTTGGAGGACAAGCAGAATCGATTCTCTTGGGATTTTTCTGCTTCCGCTGTCGAGGTTGCGATTGAGAAATGTTGTCGTCTGCTGAGCCTAAGAAGTAATTGGAAAAGGGGTtttcgtcgtcgtcgtcgtttTCGTGGTCGTCGGTTGAGTCGTCTTGTTGATTTTCGGCGAAATGTTGGTGAAGCAAGTCGTAGATTTTGACTCGGCCAATGGTTTTGCGGCCGAAGAGCGAGTGGAGTGTGTCGTCGCAGACgattctcttcttcttggtgGGGTGCTGAAGCTTGTGTTGATTGACGTAGTCGGTGATGATGGAGGCGACGTCGTATTGCGAGATTGGATTGCTGGTGTCTCTGCCAATCGATTCCAGAAACTCAAAGAGCCGCCTGGAGCCCCACCCGGTAAACTCCACTTGTTTCTTGGACCGGACCCGTTTGCTTTGTCTGAACGGAGTCGAATTCGGATCCGGGTTCGGAGTCGGATCCACCATCCAACTGAATGAACAATCCATCGATCAAATCAAAACCaccttcttgttcttcttttacCTCCACAGCGAAAACGCTCAGAGACTCACATAGTGAAGAAGAAACTGAACAATGATGACGTTGGCCAGTTAGACGCTTTTACGCCTCTTCAGGCACACCTGGCTGCCCACGTCAACAACAAATCGCCACATGTCTCTTCTTTTCAGCTCCtcttcaattaaattaaataaataaatttgaatttccgAAGGacactttcttcttttattttctttctttctttctttctttgtacAATCAATTTGGTAACTATTTGGTACAAGTGGAATCAATCCAATATAGGGCGGCCTCGTCGGAATCAATCTACTCAGCTGCATGGAACCGCCTTCCTGAAAAGACCCACCTTTTTTCcgttttttctttccttcatggGATTTTTCAGACAAtgtaaatgttttttttttttaaatgcaaaaaggAGAATTACAAACTAAAATCTCGCGAGGACGGAGGTCAAAAGAGGTCAAAAAAGAAAGCGGAGGAACAGAATGAGGGAACGTGGTTTCGATTTGAATGGGGGAaatgtaaatttgaatttttttttaaaagtttttttcacaaataaattgacttaaatttatttaaataaaccGTTGgattgtaaaataaatttaatttgaacTGTTGGTTTATTATCACGTATGTacataaaatttgagaacCCGAAAAGATTTCATCTCAcatcattattatttcttatttgcacacaattcaaaatctaacatgACAAGATTTCATCTTATTTTCAATCGTTGGATTGAATCCTCTTACCTCAATCTCAATCATCAAATTCTTATCTCAAATATCATCTACGTTTATACCATATCTTATCGGCCAATTACTTTGCGACATGTGGAACATGGGACTCACAAAGCGGGTCCACAAAGACTAGTGAAGTACTAAAGCCCATGAATTACCATCGGCGATAGGTGAGCTTCGGCAACCCATCCTACCGATCTGGCCAACGAAGGCGCCTCACAAAGTTATCACTTACATGGACATGTGGCAACCTCTCAGGAAATGCctaaagtcccacattgatAAACAACTCGAGATGCACACCCCCTAAAAGTCTATAAATAGGGGCACAAGTCCCCAAAAGCAAGATAACAGGAACATTCGGCTACTTAGCCCTTACTCTATCAAAATCATTATTCATTTCATTCTTAAAGTTAACTTAAGCATCAAAGAGCCTTTGACTGATGCCACACCAATACCTAAGGTCTTATCGTTTGTTATCTGTCTTGTTGATCGTCCACGTCTGCCGAAAAGCTTGAGACCCGAGACTATTAGCGCCACTGGTCATCGTCATCGACAACACTAataattattgaaaattttaaaaaacccaaGTTTGTTAACCATCAGTAACAGACGTTGGTAATAATCGGCAGGTAGCCTATTTTATTTCCTTAATTATTAGCCATCGGCAATAGGATAATAAGCATCACATGCAAACACTATTATCTACGATTAAATTCGCATAATCATatgcataaaaataaacaagtaGGTTATCATAAAAGAACGGTCCAACGACCccaaaatatatgttttttaaaataaaataaataaataaagcctTTCGTCACACTCTTTAAAGTATTAGAAATACATATCCACAGGTagttgataaataaaaaagcttCAAATCATTCTCTCGACAGTTTTTTCAATCAAAGCAGGCACAACATCCTCAGCAGCAACAGGGTCCGGTAAAGCTCCTTCTGTCTTCTCGGGAACGGCATCTCCATCAATCACCTTCTGAGAGGCATCTTCACCTTCATATTCTTCTATCATTTCCTCTGTTAGGTCTTTTGACAGAGACAACATCTTTCCCATGAAGTTCTTATTCAGCTTATGGCTTGGGTTGAAGCGCTTGAACCTATAAATAAGGTCATCACACTCCATGCCAACTTCTTTATCTATAAGAGTCGCAAAATCCTTTGACGAACGATAATTGGCAATGGCTTTTGCCACTACCGC of Prunus dulcis chromosome 4, ALMONDv2, whole genome shotgun sequence contains these proteins:
- the LOC117626128 gene encoding uncharacterized protein At5g08430-like isoform X1 translates to MDCSFSWMVDPTPNPDPNSTPFRQSKRVRSKKQVEFTGWGSRRLFEFLESIGRDTSNPISQYDVASIITDYVNQHKLQHPTKKKRIVCDDTLHSLFGRKTIGRVKIYDLLHQHFAENQQDDSTDDHENDDDDENPFSNYFLGSADDNISQSQPRQRKQKNPKRIDSACPPKSKSCFAAVIPENIKLVYLRRSLVEHLLLLHNQQEQQQQQPQNQALFEEAKVVGSLVRIKADPNDISQKNSHQLLQVTGVVHDDNVSSSNRGVLLRLSGLVLPKQVQISELSDDNFSPEECEDLRQRIKDGLLKSLTVVELQQKVQMLHEDITKHWLVRELALLQKLIDRANEKGWRRELFEYLERRQLLQTPDEQARLLHEVPEVIADEIELEVAPKDAPDEVQERNHSSPTDIQRGASEAPICDMPAPTCDVPEEEALLTRTSGGVDSEAASKHDASWQEWREQPTEYSVNRSNGEKKHGIIDTKGFQNLVDKLVITSQVIDLSNDEENEERYDVKEIPGDQLGSLIWHYLDPQGNIQGPFSIDSLKSWSDAEYFPPDFKIWKAGQSLNQAVLLKRILQQTYPNKVSKD
- the LOC117626128 gene encoding uncharacterized protein At5g08430-like isoform X2 — its product is MDCSFSWMVDPTPNPDPNSTPFRQSKRVRSKKQVEFTGWGSRRLFEFLESIGRDTSNPISQYDVASIITDYVNQHKLQHPTKKKRIVCDDTLHSLFGRKTIGRVKIYDLLHQHFAENQQDDSTDDHENDDDDENPFSNYFLGSADDNISQSQPRQRKQKNPKRIDSACPPKSKSCFAAVIPENIKLVYLRRSLVEHLLLLHNQQEQQQQQPQNQALFEEAKVVGSLVRIKADPNDISQKNSHQLLQVTGVVHDDNVSSSNRGVLLRLSGLVLPKQVQISELSDDNFSPEECEDLRQRIKDGLLKSLTVVELQQKVQMLHEDITKHWLVRELALLQKLIDRANEKGWRRELFEYLERRQLLQTPDEQARLLHEVPEVIADEIELEVAPKDAPDEVQERNHSSPTDIQRGASEAPICDMPAPTCDVPEEEALLTRTSGGVDSEASKHDASWQEWREQPTEYSVNRSNGEKKHGIIDTKGFQNLVDKLVITSQVIDLSNDEENEERYDVKEIPGDQLGSLIWHYLDPQGNIQGPFSIDSLKSWSDAEYFPPDFKIWKAGQSLNQAVLLKRILQQTYPNKVSKD